The Rhizoctonia solani chromosome 4, complete sequence genome contains a region encoding:
- a CDS encoding DNA-directed RNA polymerase II subunit RPB11, with product MNAPNRFEMFTLADGERLIEVIEDTKIPNAATFKIVKQDHTLANMLRAQLLSNEAVIFAGYKVPHPLEPYFIIKVQTNGAFTPTQVLLDACSALIRMISDIKQQFTTKFDLRALESDAGEEISGPYGTSRYGGYGAEASRPGGDYMDM from the exons ATGAATGCCCCGAACCGATTCGAAATGTTCACCTTGGCCGATGGGGAGCGGCT CATCGAGGTAATCGAGGATACCAAAATTCCCAATGCGGCAACATTCAAAATCGTAAAGCAAGATCACACCTTGGCCAACATGCTTCGCGC CCAATTGCTTTCCAACGAAGCCGTTATATTCGCGGGTTACAAGGTTCCACACCCGCTTGAGCCCTATTTTATCATCAAGGTCCAGACCAATGGAGCGTTTACACCCACCCAAGTGCTCCTCGACGCGTGTAGCGCGCTTATTCGGATGATTAGTGATATCAAGCAGCAATTTACCACCAAGTTCGATTTGCGTGCTTTGGAGAGTGACGCAGGAGAGGAAATATCGGGACCATATGGCACATCGAGATATGGTGGCTATGGTGCAGAAGCATCTAGGCCTGGTGGTGATTACATGGATATGTAG
- a CDS encoding Core histone H2A/H2B/H3/H4: MSGKGGKSGAKGGKAGSSEAKTQSRSAKAGLQFPVGRIHRMLKKGNYAQRVGAGAPVYLAAVLEYLAAEILELAGNAARDNKKARIVPRHLQLAIKNDEELNKLLGHVIISQGGVVPYIPPELLPNKTTKPGDKKGVPGQSQDL; this comes from the exons ATGTCTG GCAAGGGTGGAAAATCTGGTGCTAAGGGCGGCAAGGCCGGCTCCTCCGAGGCCAAAACTCAATCCCGCTCGGCCAAGGCCGGTCTCCAGTTCCCTGTCGGTCGTATCCACAGGATGTTGAAGAAGGGTAATTACGCTCAACGTGTCGGTGCTGGTGCACCTG TTTATCTGGCTGCTGTGCTCGAGTACCTTGCCGCTGAAATCCTCGAATTGGCTGGCAATGCTGCTCGCG ATAACAAAAAGGCGCGTATTGTGCCTCGCCACTTGCAACTCGCTATCAAGAACGATGAGGA ATTAAACAAGCTCTTGGGTCACGTTATTATCAGCCAGGGTGGTGTTGTTCCTTACATTCCTCCCGAGCTCCTCCCCAACAAGACTACCAAGCCCGGCGACAAGAAAGGAGTTCCAGGCCAGTCTCAGGACCTCTAA
- a CDS encoding RNA recognition motif protein yields MHESELVNLGGGYARLPHQEGSKIYISHLPPDVDDLDVNQLLTETIGPVVYAFVVYDARGMTKMSAVASFVDPEHAFKAVELYNGKVIDGKEPIRVEQIGMNPKLRTGPLMNSRDNTSVAKAGTVGQGAKSLIDRVTQAPKPPASLLNRVSARPAPLFPTPVTTNDSVKKLPDRIQPISTTTNGAAHAHPPPKLKRVKKGPKRLQKFAQLQQLEQEMDQYRSSAPTGLGLRG; encoded by the exons ATGCACGAAAGCGAACTGGTCAACTTGGGTGGCGGCTATGCAAGACTACCCCACCAGGAAGgctcaaagatatatatctCACACTTACCCCCAGATGTGGACGATTTGGATGTGAAC CAATTACTGACCGAGACCATTGGACCTGTGGTCTACGCTTTTGTAGTGTACGATGCTCGAGGCATGACAAAAATGTCGGCGGTAGCAAGCTTCGTAGATCCAGAACATGCGTTCAAAGCGGTTGAACTGTATAATGGCAAAGTCATTGACGGGA AGGAACCTATTCGAGTCGAACAAATTGGAATGAATCCTAAGTTACGCACTGGACCCCTCATGAACTCTAGGGACAATACTTCCGTTGCTAAGGCTGGGACTGTTGGGCAGGGGGCGAAGTCTCTTATCGACCGCGTTACTCAAGCGCCCAA ACCCCCAGCATCGCTCCTTAATCGTGTTTCTGCACGCCCTGCTCCCCTCTTTCCGACACCTGTTACTACTAACGATAGCGTCAAGAAACTTCCGGACCGAATACAGCCAATTTCTACCACCACAAACGGCGCTGCTCATGCTCACCCGCCTCCAAAGCTCAAACGCGTGAAGAAGGGGCCAAAACGGCTACAAAAGTTTGCGCAACTCCAGCAATTAGAACAAGAAATGGATCAGTACAGGAGCTCTGCTCCTACTGGACTTGGTTTGCGTGGATAA
- a CDS encoding ribosomal proteins 50S-L15, 50S-L18e, 60S-L27A — MPTRFSKTRKHRGHVSAGHGRVGKHRKHPGGRGLAGGQHHHRTNFDKYHPGYFGKVGMRHFHLTRNQYWRPVVNLDKLWSLVPEEEKKDLKENSEVVPVIDVLQHGYAKVLGKGTLPKLPFIVKARFVSAKAEAKIKEAGGVVSLVA, encoded by the exons ATGCCCACCCGCTTCTCCAAGACTCGCAAGCACCGCGGCCACGTTTCGGCCGGTCACGGTCGTGTAGGAAAGCACCGCAAGCACCCGGGTGGTCGTGGTCTTGCCGGTGGTCAACACCACCACCG AACCAACTTTGATAAGTACCATCCTGGTTACTTCGGAAAGGTTGGTATGAGGCACTTCCACCTTACCCGAAACCAGTACTGGCGACCTGTTGTCAACCTCGACAAGCTCTGGTCACTTGTTCCCGAGGAGGAGAAGAAGGATCTCAAGGAGAACTCCGAGGTCGTTCCTGTTATTGATGTCTTGCAACACGGCTATGCAAAGGTTTTGGGCAAGGGAAC ACTCCCCAAGCTCCCCTTTATCGTAAAAGCCCGATTCGTCTCCGCAAAGGCAGA GGCGAAGATCAAGGAGGCCGGCGGTGTCGTCTCATTGGTGGCATAA
- a CDS encoding 50S ribosome-binding GTPase encodes MKAPPLLPIAPSWYPGHMRRFFTQLPELLARTHIVLEARDSRLPLTSINPEFEDALESWRKGRSSGLCERIVVYTKRDLVPKWGEEPLRKALSKHFNHRVHFTAEGKPHTIRRLHSDIVSLVKDRADQSSSYNVLVIGMPNVGKSTLLNALRWSNTAGAAKALRTSPLPGLTRTTSTPLKLHTDPLIYSVDTPGVMVPFLGRGEAGKERAMKLALAAGIKESLFDTETMCSYLLHKLYLLNPKVPAYMSVLPPSSPQPTTTEEFLEMLAARLGTLQKGGLLDLERAERWFVHWWRSGGGVEHPSPFGWGFDFDFTSQLGDRTQSPNEEGMETLMDRTVGDYVESLRSEGSDDRVSLRQEKKSAREAKIKARTQRRASTTK; translated from the exons ATGAAAGCACCTCCACTACTCCCGATCGCCCCATCATGGTATCCCGGCCACATGCGTCGGTTTTTCACACAGCTCCCCGAACTCCTTGCACGTACGCACATCGTACTTGAAGCCCGCGACTCTCGGCTTCCTTTAACATCTATCAATCCTGAATTTGAAGACGCCTTAGAAAGCTGGAGGAAGGGTCGCTCGAGTGGGCTCTGCGAGCGTATTGTAGTATATACCAAAAGAGATTTAGTACCAAAGTGGGGAGAGGAG CCGCTGAGAAAAGCTCTGTCTAAACACTTCAACCATCGCGTTCATTTCACCGCCGAAGGAAAGCCCCATACAATCCGCCGGCTACACTCGGATATAGTAT CACTGGTGAAAGACCGCGCGGATCAATCATCGTCTTACAATGTGCTAGTGATTGGTATGCCAAATGTCGGCAAGTCGACACTTTTGAATGCTTTGAGGTGGAGTAATACGGCGGGGG CTGCCAAGGCACTGAGAACCTCCCCTCTTCCGGGCTTGACTAGAACAACCTCTACTCCACTAAAGTTACACACCGACCCGCTTATATATTCAGTTGATACGCCTGGAGTTATGGTACCTTTTTTGGGTCGAGGAGAAGCAGGGAAAGAACGTGCCATGAAATTGGCCCTCGCCG CTGGAATCAAGGAGTCCTTGTTCGACACAGAGACCATGTGCTCATATTTGTTGCATAAGCTATACTTACTCAATCCCAAAG TGCCCGCATACATGTCTGTTCTTCCGCCCTCATCACCCCAACCAACGACTACTGAAGAATTTTTGGAGATGTTGGCGGCTCGATTAGGTACACTTCAGAAGGGTGGGTTGCTGGACTTGGAAAGAGCAGAGAGGTGGTTTGTACATTGGTGGAGGAGTGGAGGGGGGGTTGAGCATCCTAGCCCATTCGGGTGGGGATTCGATTTTGACTTTACGAGTCAACTAGGCGACAGAACTCAGTCCCCTAATGAAGAAGGGATGGAAACGCTGATGGATCGTACAGTCGGAGATTATGTCGAGAGTTTGCGGAGTGAAGGGAGTGATGATAGGGTGAGTTTGAGGCAGGAGAAAAAGTCGGCGAGGGAAGCAAAGATCAAGGCGCGAACCCAGCGTCGTGCAAGCACTACCAAATGA
- a CDS encoding Transmembrane alpha-helix domain, producing the protein MIVRSILFALIFNTLSSWAFEFTFLTIPAQCEELSISINGGVPPYRLLIVPIGQLLTPPEIRTIIDRNITGTTDSFIFNYPAASRFVAMMSDATGIGTGGTSAIIAVGGTGTKSECLQSSASMPYYYLYVDPQPPVQCGMTNISWGPSPNGQPEGQVTLYNIVIGGQSSAFNIPSGASSINWNTNIRTNTTLMFVAGDSRGPGTGGSSELYTIGAGSSDCINSSSPSSTQQPPAGGINTAGGSSTATSTPSGSSGGSNNVGAIVGGVVGGVAGIVIILLVLLFFYRRHKHHQNAGTRPMKPDLIDPSEERPHVGDERAGFYEPEPFIMPPPEPDLETSSHHSLYTANDGGARPSNVGPAPGGHARAPSRLSVTTASELGGVPPSSNGTRKTGMPPTSFRAVNFIQHDDGGEVTDTQEPETIELPPAYTDFRSKVTESSSSGAGASGSSSNALTDPPAASSSAAAGTAS; encoded by the exons ATGATCGTTCGCAGCATACTTTTCGCCCTTATCTTCAATACACTCTCCTCATGGGCTTTTGAGTTTACCTTCCTGACGATACCTGCTCAA TGCGAAGAGCTCTCAATCTCTATCAATGGAGGTGTTCCACCATACCGGTTGCTCATAGTACCCATTGGCCAACTTCTCACCCCTCCCGAAATACGGACCATCATCGATCGAAATATCACGGGTACTACTGATTCATTTATTTTCAACTATCCTGCAGCCAGTAGATTCGT AGCTATGATGTCCGATGCCACTGGTATTGGAACAGGGGGAACTTCGGCTATCATTGCGGTTGGAGGCACGGGAACCAAGAGCGAATGCCTTCAGTCCAGTGCATCGATGCCATATTACTATTTATACGTAGATCCTCAACCGCCAG TTCAGTGTGGTATGACCAATATCAGCTGGGGTCCGAGTCCAAACGGGCAGCCCGAAGGCCAGGTGACGCTTTACAACATTGTCATTGGAGGACAAAGCAGTGCTTTCAACATCCCCAGTGGCGCAAGCTCAATCAACTGGAATACAAACATTCG CACAAATACAACGTTAATGTTTGTGGCCGGAGACTCGCGCGGTCCTGGTACTGGTGGGAGCAGTGAACTGTATACCATTGGTGCAGGCAGCAGCGATTGCATTAATTCATCATCACCGTCATCAACTCAGCAACCTCCCGCAGGTGGTATCAATACTGCAGGGGGGAGCAGCACAGCTACCTCAACCCCTTCTGG ATCGTCTGGGGGCTCAAATAACGTAGGTGCCATTGTTG GTGGTGTTGTTGGAGGAGTAGCGGGTATAGTTATCATTCTCTTGGTTTTGCTGTTCTTCTATCGCCGCCACAAGCATCATCAAAACGCGGGAACACGGCCTATGAAACCGGATCTTATCGACCCTTCAGAAGAACGTCCCCACGTAGGAGACGAGCGTGCAGGCTTTTACGAACCCGAGCCGTTTATTATGCCTCCGCCTGAACCCGATCTGGAAACTAGTTCGCATCACTCTTTATACACAGCCAACGATGGCGGTGCGCGGCCGTCAAATGTGGGCCCTGCCCCTGGTGGTCACGCGCGTGCTCCTTCACGCTTGTCAGTGACTACGGCGAGCGAGCTTGGCGGCGTCCCACCCTCTTCTAACGGAACGCGAAAAACGGGCATGCCCCCAACCTCTTTCCGGGCAGTTAACTTCATCCAGCATGATGACGGAGGGGAGGTTACGGATACTCAGGAACCAGAAACCATTGAGCTGCCTCCCGCGTACACCGACTTCAGGAGCAAAGTCACAGAATCATCGAGTTCTGGAGCGGGTGCTAGTGGCAGTAGTAGCAATGCGCTCACAGATCCTCCGGCCGCATCGTCCTCTGCTGCGGCGGGTACGGCATCTTGA